The Kordia sp. SMS9 genome window below encodes:
- a CDS encoding flotillin family protein, with protein MSGLILLVAAGLFIFLLITVFIRRYKRCPSDRILVVYGKVGGGESAKCIHGGAAFILPVIQDYEFLDLTPISIEVNLVNALSKQNIRVNVPSRFTIGISTEPGVMQNAAERLLGLGQNEIQELAQEIIFGQLRLVVASMDIEEINSDRDKFLTNISQSVESELKKVGLKLINVNITDIVDESGYIEALGKEAAAHAINAARKSVAEKNRDGSIGEANALQDERTQVAAANAQAVEGENTAKIAVANSDSLRRQREAEAERVAIASEKVQSAKALEESYAAEREAEVARAERERSSQMADVIVPAEIDKKKVEIDAEAEAERIRRKAKGEADAILFKAQAEAQGQYEVLTKQAAGLEEVVKAAGDSSRDAVLLLIADKLPELVKLQAEAIKNIKIDKVTVWENGSGGKDGKTSTSNFISGMYKAVPPLQEMFNMAGMDLPEYLKGKDITEVEATTSDDADATTEE; from the coding sequence ATGTCTGGACTTATCTTACTCGTCGCCGCTGGACTCTTTATCTTTTTATTAATCACAGTATTTATACGTAGATATAAACGCTGTCCTTCAGATCGAATTTTAGTAGTATATGGTAAAGTTGGTGGCGGAGAATCTGCAAAATGTATTCATGGTGGAGCAGCATTTATACTACCAGTGATTCAAGATTATGAATTCTTAGACTTAACGCCCATCTCCATAGAAGTAAACTTGGTCAATGCTTTGAGTAAGCAAAACATTCGTGTGAATGTACCTTCTCGATTTACCATTGGTATTTCTACAGAACCAGGCGTTATGCAAAATGCAGCCGAACGTTTACTTGGATTAGGTCAGAATGAAATTCAAGAACTTGCACAAGAAATTATCTTCGGACAATTACGTTTGGTAGTGGCTTCAATGGATATTGAAGAAATTAATTCCGATAGAGATAAATTCTTAACGAACATTTCACAAAGCGTCGAATCAGAATTAAAGAAAGTAGGTTTAAAACTAATCAACGTAAACATTACAGATATCGTTGACGAATCAGGCTATATTGAAGCACTTGGTAAAGAAGCAGCAGCACATGCAATTAACGCAGCACGTAAATCGGTTGCAGAAAAAAATAGAGATGGTTCTATTGGTGAAGCAAATGCATTACAAGATGAACGTACACAAGTAGCCGCTGCAAATGCACAAGCAGTAGAAGGAGAAAACACCGCAAAAATTGCTGTAGCAAACTCTGATTCCTTACGTAGACAGCGTGAAGCAGAAGCAGAACGTGTGGCAATAGCATCTGAAAAAGTGCAATCGGCAAAAGCCTTGGAAGAATCGTATGCAGCAGAGCGTGAAGCAGAAGTTGCCAGAGCAGAAAGAGAACGTTCTTCACAAATGGCAGATGTTATTGTTCCTGCGGAAATTGATAAAAAGAAAGTAGAAATTGATGCAGAAGCAGAAGCAGAACGCATTCGTAGAAAAGCAAAAGGGGAAGCAGATGCTATCTTATTCAAAGCACAAGCAGAAGCACAAGGTCAGTACGAAGTATTAACGAAGCAAGCAGCAGGTTTAGAAGAAGTTGTAAAAGCTGCGGGCGATAGCTCCAGAGATGCCGTTCTATTATTAATTGCTGATAAATTACCTGAATTGGTGAAACTACAAGCAGAAGCAATTAAAAATATTAAAATTGATAAAGTGACCGTTTGGGAAAATGGTAGTGGCGGAAAAGATGGAAAAACTTCTACGTCCAACTTTATTTCAGGCATGTACAAAGCGGTTCCGCCATTACAGGAAATGTTCAACATGGCAGGAATGGATTTGCCAGAATATTTAAAAGGAAAAGACATTACAGAAGTCGAAGCTACTACTTCGGACGACGCTGATGCTACAACAGAAGAATAA
- a CDS encoding beta-ketoacyl synthase N-terminal-like domain-containing protein, with translation MHDCISITGLGSVSPLGNTQAEIWKNYLNNSHCFQQKTIQDTKVYTASLSATAEAAVTALKNSNSKYKNLDNSVLYAMIASRIAIENAGWKNESDFGINMGSSRGATTLFEKYHKDFLQDGHAQTLSSPTTTLGNISSWVAHDLQTAGPQISHSITCSTALHALLNGIAWLQSGMADKFLVGGSEAPLTPFTIAQMQALHIYAKKEAAYPCISLDLEKKRNTMILGEGAAAICLEKGEKSSALAKIRGIGYATEILKHNTSISAEGICFEKSMRMAIQQHSPAEIDAIILHAPGTIKGDLAEYQAIKKIFCNKMPSLTTNKWKIGHTFGASGILSVELAILMIQQQQFISIPYLDQGKKPKQLNNILVNAVGFGGNAVSVLLCKD, from the coding sequence ATGCATGATTGTATTTCAATAACAGGCTTGGGTTCGGTATCTCCATTAGGAAATACGCAAGCTGAAATCTGGAAAAACTACCTTAACAACTCACATTGTTTTCAACAAAAAACAATTCAAGATACAAAAGTATATACAGCATCACTTTCTGCCACAGCAGAAGCAGCCGTAACCGCGTTGAAAAATTCCAATTCAAAATATAAAAATCTAGACAATAGTGTTTTATATGCAATGATAGCTTCGCGAATTGCTATTGAAAACGCAGGTTGGAAAAACGAAAGTGACTTCGGAATCAACATGGGTTCGTCACGTGGAGCAACGACACTTTTTGAAAAATATCACAAAGATTTTTTACAAGATGGACACGCACAAACGCTAAGTTCACCAACCACAACATTGGGTAATATTTCTTCGTGGGTGGCGCACGATTTGCAAACTGCTGGTCCACAAATATCACATTCCATAACCTGTTCTACCGCATTGCATGCGCTACTCAACGGAATTGCCTGGTTGCAATCGGGAATGGCAGATAAGTTTTTAGTCGGCGGAAGTGAAGCACCATTAACACCATTTACCATTGCACAAATGCAAGCATTGCACATTTATGCCAAAAAAGAAGCAGCGTATCCGTGTATTTCCTTAGACTTAGAAAAAAAGCGAAACACCATGATTTTGGGCGAAGGTGCCGCTGCTATCTGTTTGGAAAAAGGAGAAAAGTCAAGTGCATTAGCAAAAATTAGAGGCATTGGCTATGCAACTGAAATTTTAAAACACAATACGTCTATTTCTGCAGAAGGTATCTGTTTTGAAAAGTCGATGCGTATGGCAATCCAGCAACATTCACCAGCAGAAATTGACGCAATCATACTGCATGCGCCAGGCACGATAAAAGGCGATTTGGCAGAATATCAAGCAATCAAAAAAATATTTTGTAACAAAATGCCAAGTTTAACTACGAATAAATGGAAAATAGGTCACACTTTTGGAGCTTCAGGAATATTAAGTGTAGAATTAGCAATTCTGATGATACAGCAACAACAATTCATCTCAATTCCGTATCTTGATCAAGGAAAAAAACCGAAACAACTAAACAACATTTTAGTGAATGCGGTCGGATTTGGAGGGAATGCTGTTTCAGTATTGTTATGCAAAGACTAA
- a CDS encoding tyrosine-protein phosphatase — MGLDYTDGCVNFRDVGDYINLISGKKIVQENRLLRGGSIDYVKTPDEIGHAKTIINLRNGADDAVFEVDYYHFPMANKVEKYDTSQKEVKNWLNKIIKTFENPAVQFPILVHCLSGKDRTGIVIAAILLILEIPQETIIEEYLLSEGEVKKEWIRLAIDGMQDIHTYFDRIDLPIVQKQLKKNLLNNVSST, encoded by the coding sequence ATGGGATTAGACTATACAGATGGCTGCGTAAATTTTAGAGATGTTGGTGACTATATAAATCTCATCAGTGGAAAAAAAATAGTGCAAGAAAACCGACTCTTACGAGGTGGAAGTATTGATTATGTAAAAACACCTGACGAAATAGGACATGCAAAAACCATCATCAACTTACGAAACGGTGCAGATGATGCTGTATTTGAAGTTGACTATTATCATTTTCCCATGGCCAACAAGGTTGAAAAATACGATACCAGTCAAAAAGAAGTAAAAAATTGGCTCAATAAAATCATAAAAACGTTCGAAAATCCAGCGGTACAATTTCCAATACTTGTGCATTGTTTATCTGGAAAAGATCGCACAGGAATTGTCATTGCAGCGATATTATTAATTCTTGAAATTCCCCAAGAAACCATCATAGAAGAATATTTACTCAGCGAAGGTGAAGTAAAAAAAGAATGGATTCGTCTGGCAATAGACGGAATGCAAGATATACACACCTATTTTGATAGAATTGATCTTCCAATAGTTCAAAAACAATTGAAGAAGAATCTTTTAAATAACGTGAGTTCGACTTAA